The stretch of DNA ATGGCAAGAATGACAAGAACCGCCACAACATGTACGGGCCATCAAAAACTAATGGCAGTGCAACATGTTGAAATGCAAGGAACAATCCCGATAGGGCAATGGCTAACCAGAGTTTACCTGTTCTTGCTTTTATTCTTGGAAGTGCGTACCCAATATATGTTGGGGTTTCCACAAGACCATTGGAGATGGGAAACAAAATGAGAGCGATGGCAGCAGCCCAAATTGGAAGCTTCTGAAACATCACCTCAGGTGGTGTGAATGTTCCTAATAAAAGATATGAGAATAGAAACAACGGAATGGCACCTGCAGCTATCCCCACAATCACCAGCCATAACGTCTCGAGTGTATCTTTTTTGGCGCGGCCTTTTTTAAAGTTAAAAATGGAAAGATACGAATGGCCTTCCTTTTTCAAGAAACTCCTTAAGATGAGAAAAGTGACGATATTGGCAAATACGGCTTGAAATGGCCACCATTTCTCAGCTGCATGTAGGGGCGAACTTTCGCCTGCTAGGGCAAAAAAGCCAACTAATAAGGCACCAAATAATATGAATAATATAGTTCTCATTAATAATGAGATGACAATTCTCCTGCCAATTTTGTTCTCATTATTTACTATCCTCACCTGGACGCTATTCGAATTCAATAATTCCTTTTTCATATTACACCTCATGGGATAATTTTAAAACCTCCAATGAATTAACGTTCGTTCACGAGTTTCGTAAAAAAAATTAGGTTTGGAACAATTCTCCTTGAACGGCTCTAATATATCGATTAGCTGATAATTGAACGGATTGGTTGGCATCTTCCTTCACGATCTTATGAAAGGCATTATAAATCCGATTAAATGATAAGGGCTTAACCTTCTCTGCCATCTCTCTAACTGTTTTAGCAGGTAATGGAATCAAGTTAGGATAACTATACATAAAGCTTACCCACTTTCTATCGGCCACTACTTGGATGATATCTCCTGTTAAAAGTACGCCGTTCCCTTCGTTTCCATCCTCCCAGTGTAAAACTGCCCCACCTTTAAAATGTCCCCCTAATCTGTAAATAGTCATTCCCTCATGTAAGACTAGTTTTTCTCCAGACCATAGAATAATATGATCACTTGGATTCACAATCCATTCTTTGTCATCCTCATGGATGTATATAGGGACATCAAATACTTTTGCCCACTCAATCTGTGCTGAATAATAATGGGGGTGGGAAAGAGCAATCGCGTTAATTCCTCCCATTTGATGAATCTCCTCAATCGTTCTTTCATCAAGATAGGTTATACAATCCCATAATACATTAAAGTCATTTCCTTTAATAAAGTAAGCTGTTTGACCGATTCCAAAAGAAGGAGACGTGGTGATACTATACAAATTTTCCTCTTCTAATAGAATTTTATTTTTATATTTTTGTGACTCAATTAACTTCTCAATTGTTGTCCAGGCTTGCCCATTCGGGTTTACATACTGTCTTTCTTCCTCACAAATCATGCAAGAGCTTGGAGGACGAGAAGAGTCTGGATATTGTGTTCCACACGTTGTACAAACAAATTTATTCACATGGATCATCCTTTCATTAAAATAGTTTGGATTTTTTTACCACTATTAATATATTAATTAACGTTCGTTCACATGTCAATAAATTGTTTAATTTTGGATAAAAAATAGGCTGACTCCAATAATTCAGAAGTCAGCCTTTCTTTTTTAGGATGTTATTGCCTGTTTCATTAGAAATTGATGGATTCTTTCTGCAGCTATCGATAACTGTTCTGGGGGCTGTACCATAGCTATTCGTACATATCCTTCCCCCAACTTTCCAAATGCGTCACCTGGAATGACAGCCACACCTGCTTGATCAATCAATTCAAAGGCAAATTCTCTAGAGGTCCATCCAGCGGGGATTTTTGCCCACACAAACATTGTTGCAGGAGACTTTTCCACCTGCCATCCACTTTTCTTTAGACCAGAAATTAATGCATCCCGACGAATCTCATATTCTTTCGCCTGTTCTCGAAGGAAATGGAAGTCGGAGGTCAATGCCGTTACAGCTGCTTTTTGAATCGGATAAAAAATTCCGTAATCAATATGAGACTTAAACGAAGCTAAAATCTCAATTGCTTGTCTATTGCCGACAACGTATCCGATTCGACAACCAGCCATATTAAAAGTTTTGGAAAGTGAATTGAACTCAATTCCGACCTCTTTTGCTCCTGGTATTGACATGAAACTAAGCTGCGGATGATCGTCAAAAATTAATTCAGAATAAGCAAAGTCATGAACAATCAAGATTTCATGCTTCTTAGCAAAAGCCACTACCTCTTCAAAAAAACTAATATCTGCTAATGCAGTAACAGGATTCCCAGGATAACTTATAATCATCATTTTTGTTTTTTGAAGAACTTCTAATGGGATTTCATCCAGCTTTGGTTGAAACTTATTTTCGGCTAACAACGGTAATGGATAAATTATTCCACCAGCAATATTTACACTTGCTTCATAAATGGGATAACCAGGGTCAGGAACCAAAACATAGTCTCCGGGATTAATCAGTGCTGTCGCCAAGTGTGCCAATCCATCCTGTGACCCCATTAACTGCAATACTTCATTTTCTGGGTTTAGTTCAACCTCATACCTTTGTTTATAAAAATAACTAACTGCTTCATGAAATTCAGGTATCCCAGTCAGTGTATATCCATACCGACTTGTGTCCTTTGCAGCTTCCACTAATGAATCCACCACAAAAGACGGTGGAGGGAAATCGGGAGACCCTACACTTAAATCAATGACATCTTTTCCTCTTTTTATGGCTTCCTTTTTACGATTCGCTACTTCTTGAAAAATACTTGCTGACATTTTTTGCAGTTTTTCCGATGCTATGAGATTCATAGACCTTCCCCCGTATCACAAAATCTTTTCTACAATAATATTTTTTGTTTTTACATAATTCAGATTATACCAGTCTTACCATTTGGATTCTATATTTCTAAATAACCATTGATTATTATCTCTTCATAATTTAAGATTTGTAGATAGGTAAAATTTCAGAATAGTCAGTTCGTTTAATGGAGGTAGTTGAATTGAAATTCTTTCAGTATTGTTTATTCTTTTTGGGGTTAACCTTTTTTGGCTTAGGCAACGCTATTGCGGTTAAAGTTAAATATGTTGGACTCCATCCATGGGAAGTACTGAATGTAGCACTTTATGAGCATTTTGGTTTTACCATTGGTACATGGGGTGTGGTGTGTGGTTTGATTCTTATCCTCATTTCATTCTTCGTAGCCAGAAGCTATATTAATATTGGCACCATTTTAAACGCTTTGTGCATTGGGCCCATTATGGATTTTTTTCTTTGGTTAGATATTCTTCCGAAGGCAACCCATACCTGGGTAGATTATGTTATTTTATTAGTTGCTATAGTTATTTCTGGAATCGGTGGCGGCATGTATGTGGCAGCAGGGATAGGGGCAGGTCCTCGTGACGGCTTTATGCTTTCGATTTCCGATAAAACAAGACTATCAGTTAGCCAAGCAAGAATAATAGTAGAAAGCTTCGTCTTAATTATTGGATTCTTATTAGGCGGTCCCGTATTTATCGCCACTTTTGTCTATACATTTATTCAGAGTCCTGTTTTTCAACGTTCCTTAAAGCTGTTTAAGTCATTGGTGGAATCCCTTAAAAAAAGAAAAGAACAAAGCCAGGAAAGCGTTGTTTTGTAAATATAAGAAAGCCCCACTTTAAATGTGGGGCTATTTCTATAGAATTCTTTTTATTCCTGGAATCTTGCATATCCAGGCTGATAAAACAAATCCAATAACGGGTCCGGTTACTGCAACGATTAAAAACTTCAATAGGGCCGGTAAATCAAATTGGTGTAAATATAAACTAATACTAACTAGAACAAGAGGATGGATGATATACAGGGTATAAGCTGATCCAGATAACGTTCTCCACATCTTCTTTGTTACATTATGCCTTGTTTTAAACATTGAAAGCAGCCATAAACAAATACCTATGCAAACTAATGGCTCCCACATCGCATAAACAAAAGACTGAAATCCCCATCCCCCTGAAACATGCATATTCCCCTCTAAAGCACCTGTCGCTATAAGTGCAATTGGTAAAATAGGTATGGTAATGACTGAAATCATGGCCCAAAGTTTTATTGTTTTCACACTTATCTGATCTAACCAATTATGCTGATACGCTGTTGTACCGGCGATAAATAGTAAGATATACGAAGGAAAATAACCAAACTGTAAACCTAGAATTCCCACTCCTGTTGGCCAACCTAAGCGAATTAAAAATGCTGCTACACCTAAGCTAATTGCCGTAAAAAACAATTTTCTATTTGAAGGAAAAACCTTTGAATCTTGTGAGATTCTTATAAAGAGCTTACAACAAGCTACATAGAAGATAGAAAAAATTAATAAAGCTTCTACAAACCATAATGGACCAATGTTAATGCTATGCAAGGTAAGGATCTCATTTTGATAGAATTCACTAAAGGAATATTCATTCTTAAATCCTACTATATATTGGATAAATGGTCCTATTAGAAAGGTATAAAAAATTAATGGTATCCCTAAGCGAATTAAACGGTCTTTTAAGAATAATCTTGTGCCCTTCCGGTTATGAGATGGCGGAGTAAAGTATCCAGATAGAAAGAAAAATAACCCCATAAAGAATGATTGATTAATAGCCGTAAAAAGAGTCAAAATAATTGCGGTCACACTTAAACCATTGGTTGGTTCGACATCTTCATAAACCCATGACCCATCTGCCCCATATGTTATTGCTGTGTGATGAACCAAGACCAAAACGGTTAGTACGACACGTAAATGGTCTAAATAGAATAATCTCTTTTTTTCCATTTATTTCTCCTCCTAGAGGTATAAACCTTCTTCATTATCTGACTGAAATTACAGGAAAAAAGTTACAAAAAAAAACCTACCCAAAGGATGGACCTACTTAGACCATATCTGGTACATTCACTTTCTTTAATCCTTTTAAGGTGAAACAACTGGCAAAGATGATGAGTGAAAATAGAAGAAATATATGGCTTACACCAATTTTGGAGATTAATATACC from Bacillus sp. SLBN-46 encodes:
- a CDS encoding CPBP family intramembrane glutamic endopeptidase, translating into MKKELLNSNSVQVRIVNNENKIGRRIVISLLMRTILFILFGALLVGFFALAGESSPLHAAEKWWPFQAVFANIVTFLILRSFLKKEGHSYLSIFNFKKGRAKKDTLETLWLVIVGIAAGAIPLFLFSYLLLGTFTPPEVMFQKLPIWAAAIALILFPISNGLVETPTYIGYALPRIKARTGKLWLAIALSGLFLAFQHVALPLVFDGPYMLWRFLSFLPLAFILGFIFNKTNRLLPIAIAHFLMDLQLVVQLLLMTMK
- a CDS encoding LL-diaminopimelate aminotransferase; translated protein: MNLIASEKLQKMSASIFQEVANRKKEAIKRGKDVIDLSVGSPDFPPPSFVVDSLVEAAKDTSRYGYTLTGIPEFHEAVSYFYKQRYEVELNPENEVLQLMGSQDGLAHLATALINPGDYVLVPDPGYPIYEASVNIAGGIIYPLPLLAENKFQPKLDEIPLEVLQKTKMMIISYPGNPVTALADISFFEEVVAFAKKHEILIVHDFAYSELIFDDHPQLSFMSIPGAKEVGIEFNSLSKTFNMAGCRIGYVVGNRQAIEILASFKSHIDYGIFYPIQKAAVTALTSDFHFLREQAKEYEIRRDALISGLKKSGWQVEKSPATMFVWAKIPAGWTSREFAFELIDQAGVAVIPGDAFGKLGEGYVRIAMVQPPEQLSIAAERIHQFLMKQAITS
- a CDS encoding acyltransferase family protein; this encodes MEKKRLFYLDHLRVVLTVLVLVHHTAITYGADGSWVYEDVEPTNGLSVTAIILTLFTAINQSFFMGLFFFLSGYFTPPSHNRKGTRLFLKDRLIRLGIPLIFYTFLIGPFIQYIVGFKNEYSFSEFYQNEILTLHSINIGPLWFVEALLIFSIFYVACCKLFIRISQDSKVFPSNRKLFFTAISLGVAAFLIRLGWPTGVGILGLQFGYFPSYILLFIAGTTAYQHNWLDQISVKTIKLWAMISVITIPILPIALIATGALEGNMHVSGGWGFQSFVYAMWEPLVCIGICLWLLSMFKTRHNVTKKMWRTLSGSAYTLYIIHPLVLVSISLYLHQFDLPALLKFLIVAVTGPVIGFVLSAWICKIPGIKRIL